In Candidatus Roseilinea sp., one DNA window encodes the following:
- a CDS encoding putative RNA polymerase sigma factor: MQDDNSSRNTKRADELALIKRVVNNDPSAVEQLFHDYEPAVSRYIVHTVPDITEDDLQDVVQETFIGVLRSAKDYRGESSLSTWILRIAHYKAVDALRRRQVMNRREETIENMSSDEVSFVGDASADVEEDVVNEQDIMLVRRALASLPDEQRRALTLRYVNGLRVDEVAATMQVTRRRAELLITQGRAELRRRLIEMDVRS, encoded by the coding sequence ATGCAGGACGACAATTCCAGCAGGAACACGAAGCGCGCCGACGAGCTGGCCCTCATCAAGCGCGTGGTCAATAACGACCCGAGCGCGGTGGAGCAGCTCTTCCACGATTACGAGCCGGCTGTGTCGCGTTACATCGTGCATACTGTGCCCGACATCACCGAAGACGACCTGCAGGATGTCGTCCAGGAAACATTCATCGGTGTGTTGAGGTCAGCAAAAGACTATCGTGGAGAGTCGAGTTTGAGCACGTGGATCTTACGCATCGCGCATTACAAAGCCGTGGACGCCCTGCGCCGGCGCCAGGTGATGAACAGGCGCGAGGAAACCATCGAGAACATGTCGAGTGACGAAGTGTCGTTCGTTGGAGATGCCTCCGCCGACGTCGAAGAAGATGTCGTGAATGAGCAAGACATCATGCTCGTGCGTCGGGCTCTCGCCTCGCTGCCGGATGAACAACGCCGAGCTCTGACGCTGCGCTACGTGAACGGCCTGCGCGTAGATGAAGTGGCTGCAACGATGCAGGTCACCCGGCGCAGAGCGGAGCTACTGATTACCCAAGGTCGCGCCGAACTCAGGCGGCGACTGATCGAAATGGACGTTCGATCGTGA